CTTGAAAGGGTGTACCTATACGGTAATCCCGGATCGTATTGAGGCGGGGACCTATATGGTAGCTGCTGCTATGACCGGTGGTGATGTGTATGTAGAAGGTGCATTGACGGAGCATTTGAAGCCGGTTGTGGCGAAATTGAAAGAAGCCGGTGTTGGCATTGAGGAAGATGTGAATGGAATTCGCGTTTTCAGTCAGGGACGCGTGAAGGCTGTGGACGTAAAAACCTTGCCATACCCCGGATTTCCTACAGACATGCAGGCGCAGTTTATGGCGCTGTTGACAGTGGCAGAAGGCACCGGCATGATTACCGAGACGGTTTTTGAAAATCGTTTTATGCATGTGGACGAGCTGAAGCGCATGGGAGCCAATATTAAAATCGAAGGACGAAGCGCTATCGTGGAAGGAACTCCTTGTTTGACTGGCTGCCCGGTTAAAGCGACCGATTTGCGTGCTGGTGCGGCCTTAGTGCTGGCGGGTCTGGTGGCAGATGGGCAGACGGAAGTAGGCTATTTGCACCATATTGACCGCGGCTACGAAGATTTAGTCGGCAAGCTGCGCAGCTTGGGAGCACAGATTGATCGCGTGCCTTCGTGAGTTAAAAGCTTGAAACACAGAGTAACAGAGTGAGCAGAGGGGCATAGAGAGTAAATTTCTCTAGTGGACTTTTGGACACTTTGTTACTCTTGTTCCGTCAGTAGGCCTTTTTCATTTTTTAGCGAAAATATCTATAAATGTTATAGTTTCGCGTTTGCTTCAGATACCTCTGCGGGCTCTGTTACTCTGTGTTTCGTTCTCTTGCTTTTATTATTGTAAAAGCAGGACTTTTGCAAGTTTTGTGGAACAGTTTTATTTTAGTGTGTGCCTATTGAAAGGAGTATATCTATGTTTTTTGGAATGTCTACCGATATCGGTGTTGATTTGGGAACAGCTAATGTGTTGGTATATGTAAAAGGAAAAGGAATTGTGCTGCGGGAGCCTTCCGTAGTAGCTATTGATAAGGACAGCAATCGTGTTTTGGCGATTGGCGAAGAAGCGCGTCGCATGCTGGGCCGTACACCTGGCAACATTGTCGCTATCCGTCCTCTGCGGGAAGGCGTCATTGCTGACTATGATACGACAGAGAGCATGCTGCGTCATTTTATCCGCAAAGTAGCGGGCAAAAGCTTTTTCTTTAAACCGCGTATTATGGTTTGCATTCCTTCTGGCGTGACAACCGTGGAAAAGCGTGCGGTATTGGAAGCGGCCATGCAAGCGGGGGCGAGAAAGACGTACCTCATTGAAGAACCCTTGGCGGCCGCTCTTGGTGCGGGCCTTGATATTGCTGAGCCCTGTGGAGCGATGGTGGTGGATATCGGCGGCGGTACCACCGATGTGGCGGTTTTGAGTCTGGGCGGTATTGTTGTAAGCGAGTCGTTGCGTATTGGTGGCGACCGTTTTGACGAATCACTGGTGAGCTTTGTCAAAAAAGAATATAAAATTATGATCGGCGAGCGTACCGCCGAAGAGATGAAGGTACGTATTGGTACTGCATTTCCTAATAGCCGCAATGAGACGATGGAAGTACGCGGTCGGGATTTGTTGTCTGGCTTGCCGAAAACAGTTCGAATTACCTCTGAGGAAACGAGAGAGGCGCTGGCGGAGCCGGTGGCGTTAATCGTACAATGCGTAAAATCGGTGCTGGAGAATACACCGCCTGAGTTGGCTTCGGATATTATGGATCGGGGTATTGTCATGACTGGTGGCGGTTCGCTATTGCATGGCTTAGACCGCTTGATTCAAGAAGAAACCGGCATTCCTACGTATCTGGCGGAGGATCCGCTGTCTTGCGTGGCCTTGGGCACTGGGAAAGCGCTAGAGTCCTTGGAGAACTTAGAAGAGAGCCTGCTGACACTAAATAAAAACAGCGTGTTGCAGGAACGATGAGCTAAAACAGGACTAATGGTCTGCCGAAGAAGCCACTATTCTCCCTGATGAAAAGAAAATAGTTTCACGATATACATGAAGACGTAAATTTTCATGGTTAAAGGAGAGACGGTATGATTCGAGGGATCTATGCAGCAGCCTCCGGTATGATTGCGGAAGGTCTGCGTACAGATGTTACGGCGAATAACTTGGCTAATGTCAACACGACAGGCTTTAAAAAAGAAATTGCCGTCAATAAGGATTTTGAAAAAATGCTCTTATGGCGCATTAACGATGGTATGGAGACACCGCAAATCGGTTCTGTCGGCGCTGGGGCTGCAGTAGATCAGATCGTGACGGATCACAGTCAAGGCAGTACTCGTAGTACTCAAGGTTCGTTGGATGTGGCCATTGCAGGGGATGGATTCTTTGTCGTCCAGACGCCGCAAGGGCAGCGATATACGCGAGCGGGATCTTTTGCCGTGGGCGCCAATAATCAATTGGTGACTATGCAGGGATATGCGGTGCTGGGGCGAGACGGGCAACCCATTGTTTTAGAGGGACCAGGCGGCGGCAGTCGCGTCAATATTACCAGCGATGGAGTTGTGGAGATGAATGCAACGGAAGCTGGCGGTGTTCCTACCGAGGTGGGGCGTTTGCAAGTTGTTTCCTTTGCGGATGCAAAGCGGTTGGCGAAAGAAGGGCAAAATCTTTTTACCGCTCCCGGTGGCGATCGGCCACAGCCGGTTGCGACGCCCGATTTGCAGCAGGGATATTTGGAAATGTCTAATGTTAATGCGGTACAGGAAATGGTGAATCTAATTACTGCATACCGCGCTTATGAGATTGATTCAAAGGCAGTGCAATCGGAAGATTCTTTGTTAGATAAAGCGGTCAATGAAGTTGGCCGGTCATAAAGAAGGAGGAACACGCGTATGATGAGGGCACTTTGGACGGCAGGTACGGGCATGCGGGCCCAACAAAGTAATTTGGATGTAATCTCCAATAACTTGGCAAACGTGAACACCACAGGCTTTAAAAAACAGCGTGCGGAGTTTGAAGATCTGATGTATCAAACCGAGCGTCAGCCAGGGATGACCAGTAGCAGTAACAATAACATGCTGCCTACAGGCGTCCAGCTGGGTCATGGCGTGCGGTTGACAGCAACAGCGCGCGATTTCTCCCAGGGGAATTTCCAATCTACAAGTAATGCGATGGACATGGTTATTGAGGGCGACGGCTTTTTTCAAATCACTATGCCGGACGGTACTTTGGCGTATACTCGTAATGGCGCATTTAAACCGGACGGCAACGGCAATGTGGTGACTTCGGAAGGATATTTGCTGGAGCCTGCTATTCAAATACCTGAAGGCTCCACTGATTTTGGCGTGTCTCGCGATGGAATTGTAACAATTACGCCAGCTGGTCAAACAACACCGCAGGAAATTGGTCAAATTACCATTGCCCGTTTTATCAATAATGCGGGTTTGAAGAGTATCGGCAAAAATCTCTATACGGAAACCGTTGCCTCTGGCGCTCCTGTGGTAGGAAATCCAGGAGACAATAATTCCGGTACGATTGTTACGAACTTTGTGGAAATGTCTAACGTCCAGGTTGTGGATGAAATGGTTAATATGATTGTGGCGCAGCGTGCTTATGAGATGAATTCGAAAGCCGTGACCACTGCAGACTCCATGCTGGAAGTGGCTGCCGGCTTGAAGCGCTAGGTTAAGAAGGCTATGAAACGCCTCACAAGATGGTTTTTGGCAGGAGTTTTATTTCTCCTGCCTTTTTGGACAACTGCGGAAGCTCGTATGATTGAAGCGAGTGAAGTGGCGAAGGCAGCTGTTGGCGAAGTATATCGACAGGCGGATGTACAGCCAGGAGATGAACGCGTGCAGGTGCGTGTGCTTTCGTTGCCGGAAGGCATAGAAGTACCAGAGGGCGAAGTGAAATTGCAGGTGGATTTGCTCTATGGTTTGCGCTATAATGCACCGACTGTGGCGCGGGTAGTAGCCATGCAGGACACCCAAAAAGTGGGGCAGGCTATTTTGCGCTTGGACGTGCGGCGATATCAAGAGGTTGTAGTGGCGGCGCGGATGCTCCCTGGGAAATCATTGCTCCAGCCGGGCGACTTAAAGCAGTTGCACCTGGAAACAGGGCGTTTGCCTGACGGCTTTTTGGTAGATCCGGCTAAAGCCATAGGTCAGCAACTGCAGCGGTCTTTGCGGAGCGGTGACGTACTTATGGATTCGATGTTATTACAGCCGGTTATCATGCGCCGCGGTACAGCTGTAACCATTCAGGTGCGTCAGGGTGAGATGATTGTCAGCGCTTCTGGCGAGGCGTTGCAAGATGGCGGTATCGGGCAGCGCATCCGAGTGAAGAATCTGGTATCGAAACGAATTGTGACAGCTAAAGTGATTGATGAAGCTACAGTAGAAGTAGTTGTATCCAGGAGGTGAGACCATGCAGAAGACTCGGAAATGGTTGCCGATAATGGTGGTAGTGTTGCTGTCTTGTTGGCTAATTCCTGCAGTCCATGCGGAGTCGTTATGGAATGATCGTTCCATGTTTGCTGATCGGAGAGCGCAGGCAGTGGGGGATATCTTGACGATTGTTATCAGTGAAAATTTTAGTGCTACACGTTCTGATTCTAATTCGAACGGTAAAAAAAGCAGCGGTTCGGCTAGCGCAGGGGCCGGTAGTTTTCTGAGCTGGATTACAGCCCATAGCTATGATATGAAAGATAGCTTTTCTGCGAATGGCAGCATTACGAACAAAAATGTCGTAACGGCCAGAATGACCGCTACGGTGACCGCTGTACAACCCAATGGTAATCTAGTCATTAAAGGGACTCAATCGATCAAGCAAAATAACGATGAGCAGATTATCAGCTTGGTAGGGACCATTCGTTCTGACGATATTACCACAAGCAATACCGTTGCTTCGTCAGCCATGGCGGATGCGCAAATTTTTGTGAATGGTAAAGGGCCTCTTGCCCAGAAGCAAAAACAGGGCATTTTGAGTTCCATATTTGATTTCCTGTTTTGATTTCGATATAGGGGGAACCTTGATGAAACGATTAACGGCTCTGTTGCTTTGCTTTTGCTTTTTATTTTCGTTGGGAACGGCAGTGAGTGAAGCGGCCTGGGGAGGCAGCGCAGCGACGCGGATTAAGGATGTTGCTAAGATCCAAGGCGTGCGTAATAATCAATTGGTAGGCTATGGGTTGGTTGTGGGTTTGGCGGGTACCGGTGACTCGGATAAAGTTACCCAGACTATCCAATCGATAAAGAATATGCTGATGAATTTTGGCGTCATGCCATCTGCGACGCAGATGAAGCCCAAAAATGTGGCGGCGGTGATTGTGACGGCGACCTTGCCGGCCTTTTCTAAACCGGGCGATACGATTGATGCGACCATATCGTCTATGGGCGATGCAAAGAGCTTGCAAGGCGGAGTCCTTATGCAAACTCCTTTGAAAGCGGCCAACGGTCAAGTGTATGCAGCAGCCCAGGGGCCTGTTTCTACAGGCGGTTTTGTTGCTGGTGGCGGTGGTGCTAGCCAGCAGAAAAACTTTCCTACTGTCGGCATGACGCCTAATGGAGCGATTGTTGAAAAAGAGGTAGCCTTCAATTTAGGCGGTAATGGTACTCTGACTCTTTCTTTGGCCCAGCCTGATTTTACAACGGCAAGCCGGATTGTAGAAGCTTTGGATGGACGCTTTGGCTCTATTAGTCGGGCGAAGGACGCTGGAACGATTCAGATTCAGGTACCGGCATACTATGACAAGGATTTAGTTAGCTTTATCGCAACGGTGGAGGAATTACCGATTGTACCGGATGCGATAGCTAAAGTCGTCATTAATGAGCGTACCGGAACGGTCGTTATGGGATCTAATATCACCGTTGACGAAGTAGCGGTAGCGCAGGGCGGCTTGAGCATAAAAATCACCAAAAGCGCCGGGGTTTCCCAACCACCGCCGTTTTCCGGTGGAAGTACGGTAGTGGTGCCGAATACGAATGTGGATGTAAAAGAAGAAAACCGCAATATGCTGCTTTTGCCAGCAGCCTCTAGTGTGGGGGACGTGGTGAACGCTTTGAATTCTGTGGGCGCAACTCCTCGAGATGTAATCTCGATCCTGCAAGCCATGAAGGCAGCGGGCGCGCTGCACGCGGATCTCCAGATCATCTAAAGGAACCACTGATTTATTCACATCTTACACCGAAACAGATTTTTTCTGTCAAGCTTTGTCAGAAAGCCTCGGCATAGCGCCGCCATTCCTGCGTTTTCTTTCGCGCCTGACGGAAAAATTTCAAGTTTCGGAGGAGCGTTCATTAAATTAGCGGCTCCTTAAAAACTAAAAAAGTTTGTGGAGAGAAATTAGACGAAGTGTTACGTAACTTGTTTTTGAAGCCTGTTACTTGTCTAATGAGGAGGCTTGTCAGATGCAGATAGAACCAATTGGGCAGAGCGGAGTGCAGGCGGGCCTTGGCGCTAATGCTCAGACGACAGCGGCTGTGGCTGGGGATGCTGTGTTTGCCGATCAACTGCGGCAGGCGGAAAGCGCGGCAAAACTCAAAGGACAGTCCGGCGATGAGGCCAAGCTGAAACGGGTATGTCAGGAGATGGAATCAGTATTTATGAATATGCTGCTGACAACCATGCGGGCGAGCGTGCCGAAAACAGGTTTAACTGGTGAGGACTCGCACGGAGAAGAGATTATGCAATCCATGTTGGATCAAGAATTGAGCAAGAATATGTCCCAGGCGGGGGGCATTGGCTTGGCAGATATGATGTATAGGCAATTGAGTATGACCAATAGCGCCAGTGTGAAAGCAAGCAGCCAGTCATCCCGTTAGGGAGGGCTGGCTGCCACTTTTTCGTAGTTTGGGGAGGATTTTTAATGAAACAGATGGCTCGAGTTTTTTTTATGCTGTGGATGGGGTTATGGTTGGCCATAGCGCCGGTTTGGGCCGGGGCGGCGCAGCCGGCGCCTGTTGTGAGCGGAGTCCGTTATAGCTCTGGGGCGGATCTGTTGCGAGTCGTAGTGGATGCAGATCGTCCCATGGCGGCGGACTGGAAAGTGGATGAAGCTAACAGCATTTTGATTTTGTCCTTTCCGGGGCGCTTGGGGCCCAATGTGCCTAACAATGTAGATTTAAAAGATGATGTTGTAGGAGATTTGAAGCTGACGGCTTTGGCGGGGAAGGTTGAGTTGCGACTGCCTTTGAATACGGCCAGTGTCGGGAAAGTGTTTTCTTTGCAGGGGCCGGATCGGCTGGTTATTGATATTCATAAAGCTAAGGATACAAAGCTTGAGCAGACTTTGCGTGAAGGTGTAACCTACCGATTTTGGCAGCGGGCGACAGCTAAAGGACCAGTGAGCATTTATACGTTGGAGATGGATCCTAAAAAGGCTAGGCTGCAGGCCGTCTTATCACAAGATCAGATTCCCGGTTTAGAGACGGTTTCTTCCATGACTACACGGACAGGGGCGTTGGCGGCTGTAAATGGAGGATACTTCGAACCGGACGGAGAAATCATTGGTTTAATGAAACTGAATCAAGAAATGGTTAGTCTTTCTTACCTGCCGCGAACAGCAGTTGGAATTTATAATGATGGTATGGTGCGCATTGGTAAGCCGGACGATTATGTCGGTACGGTAAAACTGCCTAATGGTATGCTGGTGGCAGTTAGCGGCATCAATCAGGAGCGTACGGAAGACAGTCTGATTTTGTACAATCATTTTAATGGAGATTCTACAGGAACAAATGATTTTGGCACTGAATATGTACTTGTGAAAGGGAAAATTATAAAAATTAATAAAGATAAAGGGGATACGCCAATTCCTGAGGGAGGCGTAGTTTTGTCGGCTCATGGCAAAGCCATGGCTGCTTTTAGCGGTTTGAAGATTGGAGATGCGGTGGAATTAAAGCAGAGCCTGGGGACTCAGTGGGACCGCGCAGATGACGTGTTGGGGGCAGGGCCAATGCTTGTTCAAGGCGGCCAAGTGTACGTTACGACCAAATTAGAGAAATTTGGAGATGATGTAGCGGCAGGCAGAGCGCCGCGAACAGCGATTGCTCGGACGAAGCAGGGAAATATACTCTTGGTGGTAGTTGATGGCAGACAGCAGAAAAGCATTGGCATGACGTTGGCCGAAATGGCGATTTTAATGCAGGAACTAGGGGCGGAGGATGCAATGAATCTAGATGGCGGTGGTTCCAGTGAAATGGTAGTAGGAAATGAAGTAATGAACCGGCCGTCGGATGGGCGGGAACGCTCTGTAGGCGCGGCGTTGGCCATTTTTTCTAAAAAATGACTGCTTTGTAGGAATGTTTGCAGATAGGCAGAAATAAGGTATAATACAGATAGGTGACAGTAAAGGGTTAGAGGCACAAGGAGGTGCGAGAATTATGAAAAAAAATAGAAAGTGGCTTCGCTGGACGATGCTAGCGTTGGTGCTGTTATTGATGGCCGGGACGGTGTTCGCTGCCGGTTTGGTAGATCATAAGGCTGTGTTATCAGGACGCGTATCCGGGCAGGATTTGGCCAGCGCAGGACAAGAGGTTCGCGAAGGCGATGTTTTGATGCGTGTTGAAACCGTAGCAGGAGCGCAGCCTGCTGTACGGGCTGCTGTGAATGGAGTTGTCAGAGAAGTATTGGTACATCCTGGCGATACGATTCAAGCCGGCAAAGTGGCTGTACGGGTTGAACGCAGATAAATAAATAGGGTGAGAGGACTCGAAAACGATGTTGACTGCATTAAAAAAAATGGGAGCGGCCCTGGCGGCCGCCTTTTTCTTCTGGAGCTTTTCTACAGTAGCGCTAGCGGCGGATATTATGCCTGTAAGCGATGTTCATCCTGGCATGCAAGGCATAGCCAGAACGGTAGTGGCTGGAACCGAGATTGAAGAGTTTGGCGTGGAAGTTATCGGCGTACTAAAAGATAAGGGGCCTTCTGGCGATTTGATTTTGGTGCGTACCTACGGTGACGTTATTGATAGAACAGGCGGCATTGTTCAGGGGATGAGCGGCAGTCCTGTTTATATCGACGGCAAGCTGGTTGGCGCTATTGCCTATGGATGGTCCTTGACGGACCATCGGGTGGGCATGTTGACCCCTATTGGGGATATGCTGAAATTGTGGGAACCGGTGCCGGAAAAAAAGACGCCCCCGGCAATTGTCGAAGAAAAAAAGAACAAGCAGTTGCTTGGAGAAGCAGGAAAAACAAGTGAAGAACAAGCCTTAGCTATGAGCGGTTCTTTGCGTCCGATAGATACACCGCTGATGGTCGCAGGCTTTACGCCGCAAGCGCTTAAGTGGCTGGGCGAAAAGGTGAAACCTTTAAATTTGGTTCCATTTGCAGTAGGCGCTTCGCCGGAAAATGCCGCATACGGCTCGTTGCAACCAGGCAGTGCTTTGGCTGCGGAATTGGTACGCGGCGATGTTAGTGTTGGCGCTATTGGTACTGTAACTTATGTGGAAGATGGCAAAATACTTGCCTTTGGTCATCCGTTTTTGCGCC
This genomic window from uncultured Anaeromusa sp. contains:
- a CDS encoding rod shape-determining protein, whose product is MFFGMSTDIGVDLGTANVLVYVKGKGIVLREPSVVAIDKDSNRVLAIGEEARRMLGRTPGNIVAIRPLREGVIADYDTTESMLRHFIRKVAGKSFFFKPRIMVCIPSGVTTVEKRAVLEAAMQAGARKTYLIEEPLAAALGAGLDIAEPCGAMVVDIGGGTTDVAVLSLGGIVVSESLRIGGDRFDESLVSFVKKEYKIMIGERTAEEMKVRIGTAFPNSRNETMEVRGRDLLSGLPKTVRITSEETREALAEPVALIVQCVKSVLENTPPELASDIMDRGIVMTGGGSLLHGLDRLIQEETGIPTYLAEDPLSCVALGTGKALESLENLEESLLTLNKNSVLQER
- the flgF gene encoding flagellar basal-body rod protein FlgF, producing MIRGIYAAASGMIAEGLRTDVTANNLANVNTTGFKKEIAVNKDFEKMLLWRINDGMETPQIGSVGAGAAVDQIVTDHSQGSTRSTQGSLDVAIAGDGFFVVQTPQGQRYTRAGSFAVGANNQLVTMQGYAVLGRDGQPIVLEGPGGGSRVNITSDGVVEMNATEAGGVPTEVGRLQVVSFADAKRLAKEGQNLFTAPGGDRPQPVATPDLQQGYLEMSNVNAVQEMVNLITAYRAYEIDSKAVQSEDSLLDKAVNEVGRS
- the flgG gene encoding flagellar basal-body rod protein FlgG, which codes for MMRALWTAGTGMRAQQSNLDVISNNLANVNTTGFKKQRAEFEDLMYQTERQPGMTSSSNNNMLPTGVQLGHGVRLTATARDFSQGNFQSTSNAMDMVIEGDGFFQITMPDGTLAYTRNGAFKPDGNGNVVTSEGYLLEPAIQIPEGSTDFGVSRDGIVTITPAGQTTPQEIGQITIARFINNAGLKSIGKNLYTETVASGAPVVGNPGDNNSGTIVTNFVEMSNVQVVDEMVNMIVAQRAYEMNSKAVTTADSMLEVAAGLKR
- the flgA gene encoding flagellar basal body P-ring formation chaperone FlgA; amino-acid sequence: MIEASEVAKAAVGEVYRQADVQPGDERVQVRVLSLPEGIEVPEGEVKLQVDLLYGLRYNAPTVARVVAMQDTQKVGQAILRLDVRRYQEVVVAARMLPGKSLLQPGDLKQLHLETGRLPDGFLVDPAKAIGQQLQRSLRSGDVLMDSMLLQPVIMRRGTAVTIQVRQGEMIVSASGEALQDGGIGQRIRVKNLVSKRIVTAKVIDEATVEVVVSRR
- a CDS encoding flagellar basal body L-ring protein FlgH, translated to MQKTRKWLPIMVVVLLSCWLIPAVHAESLWNDRSMFADRRAQAVGDILTIVISENFSATRSDSNSNGKKSSGSASAGAGSFLSWITAHSYDMKDSFSANGSITNKNVVTARMTATVTAVQPNGNLVIKGTQSIKQNNDEQIISLVGTIRSDDITTSNTVASSAMADAQIFVNGKGPLAQKQKQGILSSIFDFLF
- a CDS encoding flagellar basal body P-ring protein FlgI, encoding MKRLTALLLCFCFLFSLGTAVSEAAWGGSAATRIKDVAKIQGVRNNQLVGYGLVVGLAGTGDSDKVTQTIQSIKNMLMNFGVMPSATQMKPKNVAAVIVTATLPAFSKPGDTIDATISSMGDAKSLQGGVLMQTPLKAANGQVYAAAQGPVSTGGFVAGGGGASQQKNFPTVGMTPNGAIVEKEVAFNLGGNGTLTLSLAQPDFTTASRIVEALDGRFGSISRAKDAGTIQIQVPAYYDKDLVSFIATVEELPIVPDAIAKVVINERTGTVVMGSNITVDEVAVAQGGLSIKITKSAGVSQPPPFSGGSTVVVPNTNVDVKEENRNMLLLPAASSVGDVVNALNSVGATPRDVISILQAMKAAGALHADLQII
- a CDS encoding rod-binding protein is translated as MQIEPIGQSGVQAGLGANAQTTAAVAGDAVFADQLRQAESAAKLKGQSGDEAKLKRVCQEMESVFMNMLLTTMRASVPKTGLTGEDSHGEEIMQSMLDQELSKNMSQAGGIGLADMMYRQLSMTNSASVKASSQSSR
- a CDS encoding phosphodiester glycosidase family protein, encoding MKQMARVFFMLWMGLWLAIAPVWAGAAQPAPVVSGVRYSSGADLLRVVVDADRPMAADWKVDEANSILILSFPGRLGPNVPNNVDLKDDVVGDLKLTALAGKVELRLPLNTASVGKVFSLQGPDRLVIDIHKAKDTKLEQTLREGVTYRFWQRATAKGPVSIYTLEMDPKKARLQAVLSQDQIPGLETVSSMTTRTGALAAVNGGYFEPDGEIIGLMKLNQEMVSLSYLPRTAVGIYNDGMVRIGKPDDYVGTVKLPNGMLVAVSGINQERTEDSLILYNHFNGDSTGTNDFGTEYVLVKGKIIKINKDKGDTPIPEGGVVLSAHGKAMAAFSGLKIGDAVELKQSLGTQWDRADDVLGAGPMLVQGGQVYVTTKLEKFGDDVAAGRAPRTAIARTKQGNILLVVVDGRQQKSIGMTLAEMAILMQELGAEDAMNLDGGGSSEMVVGNEVMNRPSDGRERSVGAALAIFSKK
- a CDS encoding biotin/lipoyl-containing protein, whose product is MKKNRKWLRWTMLALVLLLMAGTVFAAGLVDHKAVLSGRVSGQDLASAGQEVREGDVLMRVETVAGAQPAVRAAVNGVVREVLVHPGDTIQAGKVAVRVERR